The following are from one region of the Candidatus Delongbacteria bacterium genome:
- the yehT gene encoding two-component system response regulator BtsR has translation MIRCIIIEDEYYAREELKHQLKSLEDLEILSLCENAVEGLKEINKHHPDLIFLDIQLPMISGFEMLSMIEPSIMPKVIFTTAYDEYAVKAFEENAVDYLLKPIENQRLLKAIEKVEKLLENLKQEDSNSMDKLIVSELTRIPCSLCRKIKLIPINEIEFVHTDDKGTYVALKKESYYTDLTLKVIELRSKMIRCHKQYLFNPEKISEIEFEDNQTAKLITISGQKIPVSRSFIKQVKETLIS, from the coding sequence ATGATTAGATGTATAATTATTGAAGATGAATATTACGCTCGAGAAGAGCTAAAACATCAGCTGAAAAGTTTAGAAGATCTTGAAATTTTATCACTTTGCGAAAATGCAGTTGAAGGACTTAAAGAAATTAATAAACATCATCCAGATCTTATTTTCTTAGATATCCAACTTCCTATGATAAGCGGATTTGAGATGCTTTCAATGATAGAACCTTCAATAATGCCAAAAGTTATCTTTACAACTGCATATGATGAGTATGCTGTAAAAGCTTTTGAAGAAAATGCTGTGGATTATCTTCTAAAACCAATTGAAAATCAACGGCTACTTAAAGCTATTGAGAAGGTAGAGAAATTGTTGGAAAATTTGAAGCAGGAAGATAGCAATAGTATGGATAAATTGATCGTATCTGAACTTACAAGAATTCCATGTTCATTATGCAGAAAAATTAAGCTTATCCCAATTAATGAAATTGAATTTGTTCATACAGACGATAAAGGAACCTATGTTGCTTTAAAAAAGGAAAGTTATTATACAGATCTAACTTTGAAAGTGATAGAGCTTCGAAGTAAAATGATCAGATGTCATAAACAATATCTTTTTAACCCTGAAAAAATATCTGAAATAGAATTTGAAGATAATCAAACTGCAAAATTGATTACCATTTCTGGACAGAAGATTCCGGTGAGTAGAAGCTTCATTAAGCAGGTAAAAGAAACTTTGATTTCATGA
- a CDS encoding cupin domain-containing protein yields the protein MIKIHQPQKILYDRDGSIGRLLVELDDFLMVELTLESNAQMENHSMPVDVLFYIVKGEGILEIEGFKNSYKAGDVVKVDKSLSRSWKNENEEEFIVLVLRKE from the coding sequence ATGATAAAAATACATCAACCACAAAAAATACTTTACGATAGAGATGGATCAATTGGGAGACTTTTAGTTGAGTTAGATGACTTTCTTATGGTAGAGCTTACGTTGGAATCCAATGCACAAATGGAAAATCACTCTATGCCAGTAGATGTGCTTTTCTATATCGTCAAAGGTGAAGGGATTTTAGAAATTGAAGGTTTTAAAAATAGCTACAAAGCTGGTGATGTAGTTAAAGTAGATAAATCTCTCTCAAGAAGTTGGAAAAATGAGAACGAAGAAGAATTTATAGTATTGGTTCTGAGGAAAGAATAA
- a CDS encoding sensor histidine kinase, which produces MQMMSELLKEMSVFLVFAYIFSKTPAFKPIASFKQSLSDKITIYLVFSSISIIGTYLGVPVQDAIANNRAIGAVLAGFIGGPLLGMSVGLTAGLHRFLLGGFTATSCGISTFTEGMIGGLFYLYFQKNNNKSGVLNPVPAFFATFIAECTQMVIILLTAKPYEEAYNLVKVIALPMILANSFGSALIISVFRDQKNSYDKIGSYFAERALKIAKKTLSKLNKAFHEDKTNDLSLDIYKEIAQIIYDETGVSAVAVTDRDKVLAFIGEGKEHHIIDTKISSEHTLRAIKNNEVIFVDGINEKYVCPISSKCKLNSILIVPIRYKDKVVGTIKFYENKDKRFLNINRALGEGISELLASQLLATRYEQQQAMLIKSELKLVQAQINPHFLFNALNTIQAISRVEPEKSRELIGHLSNFFRKNLKRSSDNSTIREELEHVNSYLEIEKARFKDRLEIEIKVSEEIMRASLPTFTLQPIVENAIKHGISQILYKGIINIRAFKINGDIRIEIEDNAGTFDESKKENGLGLTLVNKRLKNYFGNEFGADVEYSDNDKTIIVIRIPFQNIDLEKIS; this is translated from the coding sequence ATGCAGATGATGAGCGAACTATTGAAAGAGATGTCAGTTTTTTTAGTATTTGCATATATTTTTAGTAAAACTCCAGCATTCAAACCTATTGCCTCCTTTAAACAAAGTTTATCAGATAAGATTACAATCTATCTAGTTTTTTCAAGTATATCAATAATTGGCACATATCTTGGAGTACCTGTTCAGGATGCAATTGCGAATAATAGAGCTATTGGAGCTGTCCTTGCAGGATTCATTGGAGGTCCATTACTTGGAATGTCTGTTGGTCTAACAGCTGGACTTCATAGATTTTTACTTGGAGGCTTTACTGCTACTTCTTGTGGAATATCTACATTTACTGAAGGTATGATAGGTGGTTTGTTTTATCTCTATTTCCAAAAAAACAATAACAAATCTGGTGTTTTAAATCCTGTTCCAGCTTTTTTTGCTACATTCATAGCCGAATGTACTCAAATGGTCATTATTTTACTCACTGCAAAGCCTTATGAAGAAGCTTATAATCTTGTTAAAGTAATTGCTCTTCCCATGATTTTAGCGAACTCCTTTGGTTCAGCTCTAATAATTAGCGTTTTCAGAGATCAGAAAAACTCTTATGATAAAATTGGTTCTTATTTTGCTGAAAGGGCACTGAAAATTGCAAAAAAAACACTTAGTAAACTAAACAAAGCTTTCCATGAAGATAAAACTAATGACCTATCTCTAGATATTTATAAAGAGATTGCTCAAATAATTTATGATGAAACTGGTGTTTCCGCCGTAGCAGTTACAGATAGAGATAAAGTTTTGGCATTTATTGGTGAAGGAAAAGAGCATCATATAATCGATACAAAAATTTCATCGGAACACACTTTGAGAGCGATAAAAAATAATGAAGTAATTTTTGTTGATGGTATAAATGAAAAGTATGTTTGTCCAATATCTTCAAAATGTAAACTCAACTCTATATTGATTGTTCCAATAAGATATAAGGATAAAGTTGTAGGGACGATAAAATTTTATGAAAACAAGGATAAACGATTTTTAAATATCAATAGAGCTTTGGGTGAGGGAATAAGTGAACTTTTGGCAAGTCAACTTCTGGCAACAAGATATGAACAGCAACAGGCGATGCTTATAAAATCGGAGTTAAAACTCGTTCAAGCTCAAATTAATCCGCATTTCTTATTCAATGCTTTGAATACTATTCAAGCAATTAGCAGAGTTGAGCCGGAAAAGTCCAGAGAATTGATTGGACATCTTTCTAATTTTTTTAGAAAAAATCTTAAGAGGAGTTCAGATAATTCGACGATTCGAGAAGAACTAGAACATGTAAATTCATATTTAGAAATCGAAAAAGCTCGTTTCAAAGACAGACTAGAAATTGAGATAAAAGTTTCAGAAGAGATTATGAGAGCTTCCCTTCCTACTTTTACGCTACAGCCAATTGTGGAAAATGCTATTAAGCATGGAATTTCACAGATTTTGTATAAAGGTATCATCAATATTCGAGCTTTCAAGATTAACGGAGATATTCGAATTGAAATTGAAGATAATGCAGGTACTTTCGATGAAAGTAAAAAAGAAAATGGACTAGGTCTGACTCTAGTAAACAAGAGATTAAAAAATTATTTTGGTAATGAATTTGGTGCTGATGTAGAATATTCTGATAATGATAAAACCATAATAGTTATTAGAATACCTTTCCAAAATATTGATCTGGAGAAAATATCATGA